Part of the Magnetococcales bacterium genome is shown below.
TGACCGCCACCCCGGAACGCTCCGACGGGCGCGGCCTGGGAGAGATCTTCGAGGAGCTGGTCGAGGTGGCCAAAATCCGCGACCTGATCGACCAGGGCTATCTGGTGCCGCCCAGGGTGTGGGCTCCCGAGAAACTGGACCTCTCCGGCCTGCGCGTTTCCCGCGGGGACTACGACGAGAGGCAACTGGCTGACCTGATGAACCAGCCCAAACTGGTGGGCAATCTGGTCTCCACCTGGCAGAAACTCGGCCAAGGAGTGACGACCGTCTGTTTCGCCGTCTCCGTGGCCCACTCCCAGACCATCACCCGGGCGTTCACGGATGCCGGGATTCGCGCCGCCCACCTCGACGGGGAGACCCCCACCCCGGAGCGCGAGCGGATCCTGCGGGACCTGGCCAGCGGGGTCTTACAGGTGGTGGCCAACGTCATGGTGCTGACCGAGGGTTGGGATATGCCCAGGGCGGCTTGCTGCATCATGGCCCGCCCCACGATGTCCACCGGGCTCTTTCTGCAGATGGCCGGTCGTGTGCTGCGCACCCACCCCGGCAAGGCCGAAGCCCGCATCCTGGATCATGCCGGGCTGGTCTACTCCCACGGCCTGCCGGACCAGAACCGCGAATGGAGCCTGGAGGCCCCACGCCGCACCCGCAAGGGCGAAAAGGTTCTGGCCGTCACCCGGTGCGAGTCCTGTTTCGCCGTCATGCTGGCAGGCACCAAGACGTGCCCCCAGTGCGGCTTCGAGCGTGCGGGTGTCGAAGGGCGATCCGATCCGCGCCATGACGAGCAGGGGGAGATGGCCGAGGTGCATCATGTGGATCCGGAGGCGCAGAAAATGAACAAGGCCCGCCTCCTGAAGGCCCGTTTCGAAGCCCAAGCCAAGGCCAAAGGCTACAAGCCCGGCTGGGTCACGCACCGTCTGGCCGCGATTGTGGGGCCGAAAATCGCCTATGCCATCGCCCCCAGGGAGAGCGCCGAATGACCGAAGCCCAGATTCAGACCGCCATCGAATTCACCCTGGGAGGGCGTACCGACACCCGGTTGTTCCGCAACCACCGGGGCGTGGCCTGGCATGGCCTCATCGCCGAACAGAATGGTTTCTCCGTCACCCTGGCACACCCCCGGCGCGTGGAAACCGGCCTGGCACCCGGCGGCGCGGACCTGATCGGCCTCAAACGGGTGGTCATCACCCCCGATATGGTGGGCCAGGAGGTGGGGGTTTTCCTGGCCATCGAGGTCAAGACTCCAAAAGGAAAACGACCCGACGACCAGAAGAACTTCCTGGAAAAGGCCCGCCAGTTCGGCGGCATGGCCGGTTTCGCCACCAGCGTGGAAGAGGCCCTGGCGATCATCGGGGAGGGTGGCTGATGGTCGAGCCCGATTGCGTCATGACTCTGCGAGTCCTCATGGCCCGTCTCGCCGCAGAGGCCGTCGAGAGACGTCAGCATAAGGCGGACGAGGTGCGGATGAGGGTGGTGGAGATGGCCGAAGGAATGGTGGGGAGAGGGCGGCGCAAGAGGGATATCGCGGGGATGGTGGCGCGGAAAACGGGGATGTCACTGGGGCATGTGAGGCGGATGCTGAGAGAGGGGAATATGTCATGAGCGACTCGACAGAGCCGTTGGTTTCGGCTGAGGTGGACTTGCGAGGCTACGATTTCATGCCTCTCTTCGGGGCGAGGCTCTTTGATTCGGACTTCTACAGTCTCTGCTCCGACGCCGAGTTCCGGGCCGCCATGATTCTGTGGTGGAAGGCCTGGAACCAGGTGCCAGCCGCAAGCCTGCCCGATGACGACCGCATACTCGCCAATCTCGCAGGTTATGGGCGCAACCTCCCAGCGTGGCGAAAAATTCGTGAAATGGCCCTCCACGGATTCGTCCGTTGCTCGGATGGCAGAATATACCACAAGTTTCTTTCATCTGAGGCGGTGAAAGCGTGGGAAGGACGTCTCAAGGACAGGGACCGGAAAGCCAAGTGGCGCGAAAAACAGAAGGAAAAAGACGCCACGGAGACGGGGACAGGACAGGGACACGACGGGGACAGGACGGGGACAGCAGCGTCACAAAGACGGGGACGGAACGTCTCTGTCCCGCCTGACAGTGACAGTGACAGTGACAGTGACAGTAATAAGTCAAAAGAGTTGTGCCACGCTGACGCGCCGCACCAACCGCAGAGGGCCACGAAAGGCACACGTTTGCCGACAGACTGGCAGCTACCCCCAGTCTGGCGAGACTGGACCACGGCGGAAAAACCCTCCTGGACGGCAGGCTACATCGACCAGGTGGCCGCAGCGTTTGCCGACTACTGGCACGGCAAGGCAGGCCAGGGCGCAACCAAAACCGACTGGTACGCCACCTGGCGCAACTGGGTGCGGCAGCAGCGTGATCCACCAGCAACCACCCGGTCACCACCCAAGGCAGCCAGCGTGCCAAAGGCCGAGGAGATGACCCCGGAGGAGATCGAGAGACGTTACGGCAAGACCTCGATCCCTACTGGATGGGGGAGGGGGGTGCAGCCATGAGCGCCGAGGTCATCCCCATCGGCGGACGGTGTGAACGGCACGGTCCCTACACCGGCCAGCCCATTCGCGGATTTTCCGGGCGGCTGCGGGTCATCTGCCCAGGGTGCGAGGCAGAGCGGCAGGACCGGGCGATGCTGACGGAGGCAGCGGAGAGGGAGGAGCGGTTTCGCAGAGGGCTGGCGGCGAGCGGCATCGAGGCTCTTTTCGCCGGGGCCACACTCGACGGGTACCGGATGACACACCCCGGACAGGTCCAGGCGGTCTCCGTCTGCCGGGGCTACGCCTCCAGCCCGGAACGGTGCCTGATCCTGGTGGGGACTACCGGCACCGGAAAGACCCATCTGGCCAGCGCCATCCTGCTGCAGCGCATGCGGCGCGGCGATGCCGTGCGCTACACTACCGCAGCGTCTGCCGTGCAGACGGTGCAGGATGTCTATCGCTCCAAAGATCGGACCGTCCGCGAGGCGGTGGAGCGTTACAGCAGGCCCGACCTGCTCTGTCTCGATGAGCTGGGCATGCAGGTGGAGACCGACTCCGCAGCGCGGATCCTGACGCAGATCCTCGACGAGCGGTACGCAGCACAAAGACCGACGATTCTCATCAGCAACAGGGGCCTGGATGAGGTGGCGGCCTCCATCGGGGATCGGGCCTGGTCCAGAGTGCAGGAGGGAGCCGTGACCCTGGTCTGCGTCTGGCCGGACTATCGCAGGACGATGGTAAAATGATGGTTCGAAAAGCGGGAAACGGTATAAGCAAATAGTCTGCCAATATTTTACCCCATTTGAAGAAAAGCGTGCATGACCCGGTCATGCACGTTTCTCCCATTTCAACCCCCTTTCTTCGCTTCCCCTTTTTCGAAACTTCGGGTTACGGTCAAGGCGTTCGGTTTTAACGTCACCTTCGCGCCACCCCAAACCCGGAGACCCGGCATGCCCACTCCTCAACGCAACGGCCTTGACCCCGACCAGCTTGTCACCTACGTCATCCGGCCCTGCCTGGAGCGTCTCGGGCTGCACTCCAAGGCCGCCGAGGAGCTGATCCTCGGCACCGCCATCCAGGAGTCTGGGTTGCGGTTTCTCCACCAGATCGGCGGCGGTCCCGCCTTGGGGTTGTGGCAGATGGAGCCCGCCACCCATGACGACATCTGGAGCAACTTCCTGGCTTTCAAGCCGTCTCTGGGCGGTCTCATCCTCGATGCCGGGCACGGTACCACCTTTCGCCACCCGGACCGCTTGGTCAGCGACCTCGATTACGCCTG
Proteins encoded:
- a CDS encoding DEAD/DEAH box helicase; this translates as MTDISLRPYQSAAIDQMRQIMRSGKKRVVAVAPTGAGKTIIASRLIQGAVAKNHQALFVAPRRELVDQASAKLDAVGIAHGIIMADHHRVQPWQTVQVASVPTLARRLEKTPLQPSLIILDECHHATAASYQAILDNWPEAYVIGLTATPERSDGRGLGEIFEELVEVAKIRDLIDQGYLVPPRVWAPEKLDLSGLRVSRGDYDERQLADLMNQPKLVGNLVSTWQKLGQGVTTVCFAVSVAHSQTITRAFTDAGIRAAHLDGETPTPERERILRDLASGVLQVVANVMVLTEGWDMPRAACCIMARPTMSTGLFLQMAGRVLRTHPGKAEARILDHAGLVYSHGLPDQNREWSLEAPRRTRKGEKVLAVTRCESCFAVMLAGTKTCPQCGFERAGVEGRSDPRHDEQGEMAEVHHVDPEAQKMNKARLLKARFEAQAKAKGYKPGWVTHRLAAIVGPKIAYAIAPRESAE
- a CDS encoding VRR-NUC domain-containing protein, translating into MTEAQIQTAIEFTLGGRTDTRLFRNHRGVAWHGLIAEQNGFSVTLAHPRRVETGLAPGGADLIGLKRVVITPDMVGQEVGVFLAIEVKTPKGKRPDDQKNFLEKARQFGGMAGFATSVEEALAIIGEGG
- a CDS encoding DUF1376 domain-containing protein gives rise to the protein MSDSTEPLVSAEVDLRGYDFMPLFGARLFDSDFYSLCSDAEFRAAMILWWKAWNQVPAASLPDDDRILANLAGYGRNLPAWRKIREMALHGFVRCSDGRIYHKFLSSEAVKAWEGRLKDRDRKAKWREKQKEKDATETGTGQGHDGDRTGTAASQRRGRNVSVPPDSDSDSDSDSNKSKELCHADAPHQPQRATKGTRLPTDWQLPPVWRDWTTAEKPSWTAGYIDQVAAAFADYWHGKAGQGATKTDWYATWRNWVRQQRDPPATTRSPPKAASVPKAEEMTPEEIERRYGKTSIPTGWGRGVQP
- a CDS encoding ATP-binding protein, with the protein product MSAEVIPIGGRCERHGPYTGQPIRGFSGRLRVICPGCEAERQDRAMLTEAAEREERFRRGLAASGIEALFAGATLDGYRMTHPGQVQAVSVCRGYASSPERCLILVGTTGTGKTHLASAILLQRMRRGDAVRYTTAASAVQTVQDVYRSKDRTVREAVERYSRPDLLCLDELGMQVETDSAARILTQILDERYAAQRPTILISNRGLDEVAASIGDRAWSRVQEGAVTLVCVWPDYRRTMVK